The following nucleotide sequence is from Myxococcus stipitatus.
CCACGACGGGCCGGGAGGCGAGCAGGTCCGTCACGGGCACGGAGCCGTCGACCACCTCGAAGCGGACCCCGTCCAGCCAGGCCTGGCCGGTGCCGCTCATGATGAGGCCGGCCATGATGGTGGTGGCCTCGCGCGGCACGTCCAGCACGACCTCGTAGCGCTTGCAGCCCCGGGTGCCCACCAACGCGCGCGACTGCATGTTGTCGAAGGCGAGCGGTTGCTTGGGATCCGGCCCCTCCACGCGCATCCACAACCCGGCCCAGCCGTCGACGTCCTTGACCCGGGCGGCGGCGGAGAAGCGCAGCCGCTTGCCGCGGAAGTCCTGGGCGCCGAAGGCCTGCATGAAGGTGCCGTAGCCGTTCTCGTCCGTGGTGAGCGAGCGCAGGAAGGCGCTGCGGCTGCCCTCGCAGGGGGCGCTGGTGTCCACGCCCGCCTCGTAGCGCTTGGGGGCGCTCTCCGTGACGTACCAGCCCACCGGCAGCTTCTGGGTGCCGCCCGGCGCTCCCGCGTGGGCCGCGGGAGCGGCCAGCGCGAGCAGCAGTGCGACGAGCTTCTTCCGGAAGTCCATGGTGGCCGTCCTTACAGCGACACGGGCTGGCGGGCGCTGAGCGCGCCCTCGGGGAGGCCCGTGCGGGCCTCGTAGCGAGGCACCTCCGCGGTGCCCCAGGGATTCATGACGAGCAGGCCGCGCTCCGCGGCCTTGCGGGTGCAGGTCTCCTGCGTGGCCAGGTCCGGACAGGCCACCATGTTGGTCGGAGCGGCCTCCTCGCCCAGCGCCACCGAGGGCGGTCGGGTCTCCAGGACGAGCGGCGCCGAAGCACCACTCCCGCCCGCGTCCACGCGCGCCAGCAGGATGAGCGCGGCCGCCGCCGCCAGCGCCGCCACGGCCGCGCCCGTCGCCGCGCGGCGCACGTCCCAGCGGGCGGGGCGGACGACCCGGTCCTCCCGGGGGAAGGCCTGCGCCACCTCGTTGAGCTGTTCGGAGAGGAGGGCCTCTTCCTGAAGCAGCAGGGCGCACGGCTCACACTCCAGCGTGTGGTCCTCGAGCGCCGCCGCCTTCTCCGGGGCGAGCGCGCCCAGGATGTATTGCTCCGCGAGGTCGCGGGTCAGGTGGGGCTTAAGCATGGGATTCCTCCTCGAGCGCGGTCCGCAGCTTCTTGCGGACCTCGCACAGGATCTGTCGTACGCGCTGCACGGACAGGCCGACGCGCGCGGCGACTTCGGCATGGGGGAGCTCCTGGCCATCGCAGGCCAGGAGGAAAACGCTCCGCGCGCTCGGCGACACCTGGGCGAGCGCGGCGTGGGCGCGGGAAAGCTGCTCTTCCGACAGGAGACGACGCTCGGCGGAGACGGAAGGGTCCACCGGGTGCTGCCGTTCGGGAAGCTCCTCCACCGCCCCGGCGATGGACTCGCGCCGGGCGCGGCGGGCATCGTCCGCGGCCAGGAAGGCCGCCTGGGTGAGGGCGAGGTTGGGCAGGCGCAGCTCCGTCAGCAGCCCACGCTGCTGTTGTTGGATGAGCCGGGCCCAGGTCTCCTGGGCCAGCTCATGCGCCCGGTCCACCCGGACGCCTCGGGCGAGGAGCGATACCACGACCCGGCGGTGGTGGCGCGCAACCAGCGCGTCCCAGGCCGAGCGGTCGCCAGCCAGGGCCCGGCGCGCCAGGGCTTCTTCATCCCCCGCGCGCGCCGGCTCCTCCATCGGCTCCTCGGCTTCCCTCGACAGTCGAACCGTCATCCGCAGGCCCTGCACGGCTGCGCCCATGCCGTCTTCCCGTTGCTCCGTCGCGTGTCCGGGACACGGCCGCTCCCCGGTGCCCGAGTAACGTGTGTCCGAGGCGGACATATCGTTGCCGGCTGGGAAGATGTGGGGGCGGGTGGGCAAGGGTCAGTTGACGGCGGGGCTTTCCCCCGAGGCCCAGGGGAGGTTGGAGAGGCGGACGACGCCCTGGCAGCGGGCGCACATCCGCCCCTGTGCGTCGTACACGCGGGCTGTGGCGAAGAGGAGGGTGAGGCCCTGGCTGTCGATTTCGGCTTCCACGCGCAGGTGGTCGCCGGTGACGGGGCGCTCGAAGCTCATGGACAGCTGCACCGTGGCGCACCGGCGGCTGGGGTCCACCAACGCGCCGCTGGTGCCGATGGCCAGGTCGAAGAGGGCCGCGAGGATGCCGCCGTTGACGGCCGCGGCGCTGCCCACCCCGCCGCGGTGCTCCGGGCGGATTTCGGGCAGGGTGATGACGACCTTGCGTCCCTCCGGGAAGGCGAGGTGCGCGCCGAAGTGACGCAGGGTGAGGCTCTGGTTGAAGAGGGTCGCGTAGCGGTCCAGGTCTGCCTGGGACGGCCGCGAGGGGGGGCCGGACGGGGAGTCGGACATGGGTCGTCTCCCTTATACCCGACACGGGCAGGGCCG
It contains:
- a CDS encoding zf-HC2 domain-containing protein, translating into MLKPHLTRDLAEQYILGALAPEKAAALEDHTLECEPCALLLQEEALLSEQLNEVAQAFPREDRVVRPARWDVRRAATGAAVAALAAAAALILLARVDAGGSGASAPLVLETRPPSVALGEEAAPTNMVACPDLATQETCTRKAAERGLLVMNPWGTAEVPRYEARTGLPEGALSARQPVSL
- a CDS encoding RNA polymerase sigma factor; the protein is MGAAVQGLRMTVRLSREAEEPMEEPARAGDEEALARRALAGDRSAWDALVARHHRRVVVSLLARGVRVDRAHELAQETWARLIQQQQRGLLTELRLPNLALTQAAFLAADDARRARRESIAGAVEELPERQHPVDPSVSAERRLLSEEQLSRAHAALAQVSPSARSVFLLACDGQELPHAEVAARVGLSVQRVRQILCEVRKKLRTALEEESHA
- a CDS encoding PaaI family thioesterase, yielding MSDSPSGPPSRPSQADLDRYATLFNQSLTLRHFGAHLAFPEGRKVVITLPEIRPEHRGGVGSAAAVNGGILAALFDLAIGTSGALVDPSRRCATVQLSMSFERPVTGDHLRVEAEIDSQGLTLLFATARVYDAQGRMCARCQGVVRLSNLPWASGESPAVN